The DNA region CCACAAGAGCttcaaaataataataaacaaagaAATGCACACCTGTTGCTCACAGGAAGCAAACTAACAGGAGTTATTCATATGACTGTGATGCAACAAGAAGGCTAATGGCATTAGCCTCCTTTAAGCattttttgtttgccttcactgACTGACCTGTGACCTGGTTCTAGGGATCTATGGACCTCAGGGAAGGCTTAAACAAGCTAACTCCCTCTGGGACAGGGAGTTACTCACGTCGTCTAACTCCCTACAGAGATCTGACCCTGACGTGAGATGACCCAGCCAAGAATAGATTGTCTGGGGATAAGGAGaagatggaggaagagaaggggtagaagggaagggagagaaaTCGGGGACATTGGGGAAGCAAGATTAGTTTGTGCACTTGGCAATGAGTAAAAGACGAGAGGCGAGGTTACACAGAACGTGTAGCCAAAGCACTTCCTTATCGAATGATGTCATAATGGTCTATGGTTGGAAGTTGAAACACTTAATTTCAATCGTTTTTTTAAGAACAGTTCATGATCAGAGTTGGGATTTTGATCCATTACAATCCATTATTCTGAGTGCAGCATTTGATTGACAATTAAATCATTATTCATTAGTCTCTATTGCAATCATTACATGTAAGGAATCTTGCTTATCTTTTTTTAGTCTAATAAATATACTGCCGTTTAACACCACATCCCAAAAGGCCAACGTTGCCTTGGTCAAAGGTTTGTTTTTCTGTCTGGAGGAATCCCACGGTGTTCCAAAAAGGCCTCTGGTGACGTCAAAACAGTCACAGTTCTGCCTAAATGCCTGCTCGAAAAATGCTTTCGAATGTAGCCTATTTTTATCTTTCCAGACACAGAGCCAAGTTTGAGCGACATATTATTAATGCAGCCCAGGGGACCCATCCTGTACTGTAGCAGTAATTCATGTATGGCATTGAATTACCTTTTCGCTCTTTAGTGACATGATCCATAGCAGAAACTGTGTGTACTAGTGACCGAATGTGAGCTGTTAGATAAAAATAAATGCATGTTTTTGTCAAAGTTTCAACTTGTCTATGTCCAATAGACAGAAAAACATGTCAAGTAAAGAAAATAAAGATGTAGGCTACTGTGTGATGCTTTTACACAGCAGAGACTGCATGTACCAGTGACGGAATAGGACAGTTGTTCCAGACACATGATGTTCTTGTGTGTTGCCAAAAATCAGCCCTGACTGGTCAGCTTATGCAACATCAACCCCCAACCCTTTGAAGTTGTTCACCTGCTGCGAATATCTCTGTTGCCACAGCAACGAAGGCATCAGAAACCATGGTCTCCATGGCTACTGAGATGTTGAGCTGTCTCGCCACGTTCCGGTAGACACTGGGCCGCATGCACTCCAGCTCATCACCTAGAAAAAACAGGGGCGACCACAAGGCTGAACATTTAGGAACAGGATAGCGCTGAGAAAGCATGACTGGTCTATCAACCCAATTCATGACTTAAAGTTTCAATCCGCAATTGAAAAAATAAAGTGCCTCCCCacctgtttcggtaaaaagctgaggaatagggctggagaaatgtaatcgcTCAAATTcttagacagagctatggatgcaaggactgaccagccATGATATCAAACCTATAGTTTAAATcatgttgaggctatatagtgtttgttaacatctactttgtttacaaacattggagtaaaaaaaaaaaaaaaacttctaatacgttgggttctgatggggtacaacagttgaacaaAGCTCATGAGGCCTTTATaatttatattcttcaagaatcaatggatacatATCATGAATTCATACATCCAAAATGGATGCAGCAACTGCAGATTGTTTCACTGTCAAATAAGGGGCAATCATTGAACCACAGGGGCGTTAGTTTCTATGACCAGTATGGTTATCCTAAATCAGTTTTTCCCCAAACTTTTTGGCTGTGTGACCAAGCTtttagagatgtgttgtgatcaACAAAGTAAACAAATCTATTGTCTTGGCCACAAACCAACCCAAGCTGAACAAAATCAGCCATAGCCCACAACCCACCAGTGTGTCCAGACAGGTCTTGCGCCACCCATTTAGTAAATATAGATGATGAACAAGAGGGGCCTGTGGGGTATGTAAGTGTCAGCTCACCTGTCTCAATTAGCATACCAAACTGAACCATTCAGTAGCTTGATTGCCCTTACCCCGGACTGCCAGCCGGTTTTTAATAGCATTCTGGGTCATGCATGTCAGTCTGTGCCAGTCCTTAATCTCAAGGCAAGCCACTGATATACACGTGGTGGACAAATCCAGTACAGTGTGTACCATATCTATTCAGTGGAACATAGGGATTCTCAAGAGAAATTAGGCATGTTTTTATGTGAAGTTTCACATGTAACGGTTTGCAGCAGGTTCTTACCGAGACAGAGAAGCACAGCAGCCACATCACAAAGCGTTGAGTCCACCTGAGTTTTGGACGAGCCTAGCCCATAGAGGTTGAGCCTAGAGTGTATGTAGTCCCTACACAGTGCCTTGGACTTGGACACTAGTTCTTTGTCGGACGGGGAATGATCAAAGGCCTCCATCACCCCGGCTGCAAACACAGAAGAGTGACGAATCACCTCCATCTCTCAAGCAGGATTCTGATTGGGAAAAACCTGACCACTTCAGTGTATCAGTGCCTGAGTGGTTCTGCTCAGCGGCAGCTCCCAAAATGAAGATAATCTTTaaatctgtttaaaaaaaaaatggcctATCACAAACGTTTTACAtgttaacaaaatatatatttaatgaaatacaaataagAATGGTCAAAATGCATTCAAAAACTTTAATTTAATAAACCACTTTGTTATGTAACTCCAAGTAGGTTGTATGATTCATAAACTTGCCATAGAGGCATAGCCAAGACCGACAATTATCATAGGTCTACAATTATTTAATATCCATATATATGTACGAAAGAAATGTCAAGCTAGAATAACCTAGTGAATTTCCCCTCGTTCATTTTACTAGATATAGACCAATTTATGTAGGCTGAGAAATTAGTAAAATACTATTTCCGCATTAATTACTCATTATTAATCCTCGATCAAACCTATTAACCTGTAGGTATTAAGAGTATCTTCCTAAATTGATATAGAAAATTCCACCCGACACCTGCTGAAAGACACGCATCACAGTGATCTTACCGATGCCATTTTGATTGGATTCAAATCATTCCTTGTGTGCCAAGGTAAAACATGTATATCCCTTCGGAAAAGTACTGTCGAATACAGTGCTCAAATTACAAATCCTGTCTGCATACCGTCACAATTTtaacaaacaacgcaaaaaatcTTGATGAAATTCCTTTTCTTGCGCGCGACCTTTTACAATAAATACAGAAAACAAGCCATATTAACAAATGTAGCTACTAGACAGTACTTCGTGTGCAGACCAAATTCATAGAAAACGGTATGTCCACTCTTCGGTTTCCTTCTATAGCAAATTATTTGGGTTGAGATGACGTGAAGCGCAGCCAAAGAGAGCGTCTTTTCATGCCCCACCCACTTCACCGGGCGCAGTGCTCAACTATCGTTGGCCCCGTTCATAAACTTTACATCCTAAATGTGTTGTTGTCTTCTGTAGCCTAATAGGCATGAATATTCATTTTATCATATGGCTTGCTTATCTCAATGAATTTCATTCACATTTTAATTTAAATTAAGGGAAAACTAGGCTACATAAAATAAATAGGCT from Salvelinus fontinalis isolate EN_2023a chromosome 26, ASM2944872v1, whole genome shotgun sequence includes:
- the LOC129823800 gene encoding bcl-2-related ovarian killer protein homolog A-like isoform X1: MEVIRHSSVFAAGVMEAFDHSPSDKELVSKSKALCRDYIHSRLNLYGLGSSKTQVDSTLCDVAAVLLCLGDELECMRPSVYRNVARQLNISVAMETMVSDAFVAVATEIFAAGITWGKVVSMYAVAGALAVDCVRQNQPATVQTIVDSLGQFVRNNLAPWLKKRGGWTDIKRCVVKLDAVPQTHWLSPVAQSCKHFLSTLYIYIMKEP
- the LOC129823800 gene encoding bcl-2-related ovarian killer protein homolog A-like isoform X2, whose product is MEAFDHSPSDKELVSKSKALCRDYIHSRLNLYGLGSSKTQVDSTLCDVAAVLLCLGDELECMRPSVYRNVARQLNISVAMETMVSDAFVAVATEIFAAGITWGKVVSMYAVAGALAVDCVRQNQPATVQTIVDSLGQFVRNNLAPWLKKRGGWTDIKRCVVKLDAVPQTHWLSPVAQSCKHFLSTLYIYIMKEP